A single Phycisphaerales bacterium DNA region contains:
- a CDS encoding fructosamine kinase family protein gives MPDLDALLQQLNLTCTRRTFIGSGASGSVLRLTLIDGSTLIAKLSTSTDLTLEARGLELLANHSRLPVPKPIHATRAVLLMQDMPGASGASGEAEEHAAALLADLHAVTEPQARYGLDFDNLIGPLPQRNTWAPSWPAFFRDHRLLPMTHAAAREGAISAALATRLERLASILDERLPGNPPATLIHGDIWSGNVLSHDGRITALLDPSPYYAHAEVELAFITLFSTFGQRFFGRYGERRPIDPDFWTTRRHLYNIYPLLVHARLFGESYAAQIDRTLDLLL, from the coding sequence GTGCCCGACCTCGACGCACTCCTCCAGCAACTCAACCTCACCTGCACCCGCCGCACCTTCATCGGTTCGGGCGCCAGCGGCTCCGTGCTCCGCCTGACCCTCATCGATGGCTCCACGCTAATCGCCAAGCTCTCCACCTCCACCGACCTCACCCTCGAAGCCCGCGGCCTTGAACTCCTGGCCAACCACTCGCGCCTGCCCGTGCCCAAGCCGATCCATGCCACTCGGGCCGTCCTCCTCATGCAGGACATGCCCGGCGCCAGCGGCGCCTCGGGCGAAGCCGAGGAGCACGCGGCCGCGCTGCTCGCAGACCTGCACGCGGTCACCGAGCCCCAGGCACGCTACGGCCTGGACTTCGACAATCTCATCGGCCCGCTGCCGCAGCGGAACACGTGGGCACCCTCCTGGCCCGCGTTTTTCCGCGACCACCGCCTCCTGCCGATGACGCACGCCGCCGCGCGCGAGGGCGCGATCTCTGCCGCGCTCGCCACGCGACTCGAGCGCCTGGCATCCATCCTTGACGAGCGCCTGCCCGGGAACCCACCCGCCACCCTCATCCATGGCGACATCTGGTCCGGCAACGTCCTGTCGCACGATGGCCGCATCACCGCCCTGCTCGACCCCTCGCCCTACTACGCCCACGCCGAGGTCGAGCTCGCGTTCATCACGCTCTTCTCCACCTTCGGCCAGCGGTTCTTCGGCCGCTACGGGGAGCGACGCCCAATCGATCCGGACTTCTGGACCACCCGCCGGCACCTCTACAACATCTACCCGCTGCTCGTGCACGCCCGCCTCTTCGGCGAGAGCTACGCGGCCCAGATCGACCGCACCCTTGACCTCCTGCTCTAG
- a CDS encoding prepilin-type N-terminal cleavage/methylation domain-containing protein, giving the protein MPTPRAFTLTELTATLAVLAAGACLTAVCVGQQPEDEPKKPSPKVSGDPEVIKAEKQKKAKEDQIKDSTHVRGIHQGLVMFAQNNKDKFPLPSVIDKGDHTVKAGQATEKDTTANIMSMLVFNGFFGPELCVSPAESNDKIKADEDYEYASPRRAVKPEAALWDPAFSADFSDGNTGNFSYAHLMPSKSRLEQWGNTFKATEPAIGNRGPKVVAVTYQGEADKLRAVPEVNGKSKTYAIHGPADSWEGNIAFNDNHVEYMSEMTHPKRTFKDAKEIARPDVLFFNEDNDPSDSNTILGIFTHAGPSTKNFKAIWD; this is encoded by the coding sequence ATGCCCACCCCTCGCGCGTTCACCCTCACCGAACTGACCGCCACCTTGGCCGTGCTCGCCGCGGGCGCTTGCCTCACGGCCGTGTGCGTGGGCCAACAGCCCGAGGACGAACCCAAGAAGCCCTCACCCAAGGTCTCCGGCGACCCCGAGGTCATCAAGGCAGAGAAGCAGAAGAAGGCCAAGGAGGATCAGATCAAGGACTCCACGCACGTGCGCGGCATTCACCAGGGCCTCGTCATGTTCGCCCAGAACAACAAGGACAAGTTCCCGCTGCCCAGCGTGATCGACAAGGGCGACCACACCGTGAAGGCCGGGCAGGCGACCGAGAAGGACACGACCGCCAACATCATGTCGATGCTGGTCTTCAACGGCTTCTTCGGGCCTGAGTTGTGCGTCTCGCCCGCCGAGAGCAACGACAAGATCAAGGCAGATGAGGATTACGAGTACGCCAGCCCCAGGAGGGCCGTGAAGCCCGAGGCGGCCCTGTGGGACCCCGCGTTCAGCGCCGACTTCTCCGACGGGAACACCGGCAACTTCAGCTACGCCCACCTCATGCCCAGCAAGTCGCGACTGGAGCAGTGGGGCAATACGTTCAAGGCAACCGAGCCCGCCATCGGCAACCGCGGCCCAAAGGTCGTCGCCGTCACCTACCAGGGCGAGGCCGACAAGCTCAGGGCGGTGCCCGAGGTGAACGGGAAGAGCAAGACCTACGCGATCCACGGGCCCGCCGACAGCTGGGAGGGCAACATCGCGTTCAACGACAACCACGTCGAGTACATGAGCGAAATGACGCACCCAAAGCGCACCTTCAAGGACGCGAAGGAGATCGCCCGCCCCGACGTGCTGTTCTTCAACGAGGACAACGACCCCAGCGACAGCAACACCATATTGGGCATCTTCACCCACGCCGGCCCGAGCACGAAGAACTTCAAGGCGATCTGGGACTGA
- the dtd gene encoding D-aminoacyl-tRNA deacylase translates to MRAVVQRVSSASVTVNGGVVGGIGRGLLVLVGIEQADSDSQVVWLADKCANLRIFEDVQGKMNLSVKDVAGAILLVPNFTIAGEARKGRRPSFDNAMRPEQSEPMFQRVVAAVQAQGVPVQTGVFRAEMQVALVNDGPITIWLDSNG, encoded by the coding sequence ATGCGGGCCGTGGTGCAGCGAGTGTCGAGTGCGTCGGTGACAGTAAACGGGGGCGTCGTCGGCGGGATCGGCCGCGGCCTGCTGGTGCTGGTCGGCATCGAGCAGGCTGATTCCGACTCGCAGGTCGTGTGGCTCGCCGACAAGTGCGCCAACCTGCGGATCTTCGAGGACGTACAGGGCAAAATGAACCTTTCGGTGAAGGACGTCGCCGGCGCAATCCTGCTTGTTCCCAACTTCACGATCGCGGGCGAGGCGCGCAAAGGACGACGGCCCAGCTTCGACAACGCGATGCGTCCGGAGCAGTCCGAGCCGATGTTTCAGCGAGTCGTCGCCGCGGTGCAGGCACAGGGCGTGCCGGTGCAGACCGGGGTGTTCCGGGCGGAGATGCAGGTGGCGCTTGTGAACGACGGCCCAATCACGATCTGGCTCGACTCGAACGGCTAA
- a CDS encoding serine/threonine-protein kinase produces the protein MNDGPSTPAESSERNLVEAALREAAAEMAPVAAGSNPSVRARLGGGPFVLPPAGTFPGYDLLRELHRGGQGVVYQAIQKTTRRKVAIKVMRDGPFASQREHARFEREAQILAQLNHPGIVAIHDSGVTQQGLSYFVMDYISGTPLDTYAASVKASARDAVALLVPVCEAVSAAHLKGIIHRDLKPGNIMVDGEGRPHILDFGLAKVAGGDTTGGVDDKLQLMTITGQFLGSMPWASPEQAEGRSEKIDVRTDVYALGVILYQVLTGHFPYTVVGNMREVMDTIISEPPAAPRKLRRDIPQDVEVIVLKCLAKERERRYQSAAELVRDLQHFLAGEPIEARRDSFTYVARMHLRRHKLAAAMILPFIVAAAVGGVTSAVMWRQAEAERADADALNRVLERALRGADPNLARNRDLTVREMLRDVAAELSSGPLAKELEQQPRVKAAAHAWMGTTFLNNGDAQAGESHLRQALALEEEHFGPRDLRTAQVRSWLGRALIEQGRFTEAETHLTAALEVQEKKLEASDKALAQTLNDVGILRQHVGRFEDAQALFERVIAILRGGQDQPMLASVLCNTAVLLDDQGKLREAEAYYRESRDIYAALAKGGHDPRLAFVLTSYGWNLVRQGRPCEAVTHLEQSLKIREFVLQEDDWHRGWTQSLLGESLGACSRDSDAAAESHLLASYTALKENPRTPPEPRDIAKSRVRAFYESRSSPRAAEFR, from the coding sequence GTGAACGACGGCCCCTCCACGCCTGCTGAGAGCAGCGAGCGCAACCTCGTCGAGGCGGCGCTGCGCGAGGCCGCGGCGGAGATGGCGCCGGTGGCGGCGGGCTCAAATCCCAGCGTGCGGGCGCGCCTGGGGGGCGGGCCGTTCGTGCTGCCGCCGGCGGGGACCTTCCCGGGGTACGACCTGCTCCGCGAGCTGCACCGGGGTGGGCAGGGCGTGGTGTACCAGGCGATCCAGAAGACCACGCGCCGCAAGGTCGCGATCAAGGTCATGCGGGACGGGCCGTTCGCCAGCCAGCGCGAGCACGCGCGGTTCGAGCGCGAGGCGCAGATCCTCGCTCAGCTCAACCACCCGGGGATTGTGGCGATCCACGACTCGGGGGTGACGCAGCAGGGGCTGTCGTACTTCGTGATGGACTACATCAGCGGCACGCCGCTGGACACGTACGCCGCGAGCGTGAAGGCGTCGGCCCGTGACGCGGTGGCGCTGCTGGTGCCGGTGTGCGAGGCGGTGAGCGCGGCGCACCTCAAGGGCATCATCCACCGCGACCTCAAGCCCGGCAACATCATGGTGGACGGCGAGGGGCGGCCCCACATCCTGGACTTCGGCCTCGCGAAGGTGGCGGGCGGCGACACCACCGGCGGCGTGGACGACAAGCTGCAGCTCATGACGATCACGGGGCAGTTCCTGGGTTCGATGCCGTGGGCGAGCCCGGAGCAGGCGGAGGGGCGGAGCGAGAAGATCGATGTGCGCACGGACGTGTACGCGCTGGGCGTGATCCTGTACCAGGTGCTGACGGGGCACTTCCCGTACACGGTGGTGGGGAACATGCGCGAGGTGATGGACACGATCATCAGCGAGCCGCCCGCGGCGCCCCGGAAGCTGCGGCGCGACATCCCGCAGGATGTGGAAGTGATCGTGCTCAAGTGCCTCGCGAAGGAGCGGGAGCGGCGGTACCAGTCCGCGGCGGAGCTGGTGCGGGACCTGCAGCACTTCCTCGCCGGCGAGCCGATCGAGGCGCGTCGGGACTCGTTTACGTACGTGGCGCGGATGCACCTGCGGCGGCACAAGCTGGCGGCGGCGATGATTCTGCCCTTTATCGTGGCGGCGGCGGTGGGCGGGGTGACGTCGGCGGTGATGTGGCGGCAGGCGGAGGCGGAGCGTGCGGACGCCGATGCGCTCAACCGGGTGCTGGAGCGGGCCTTGCGCGGGGCCGACCCCAACCTCGCCCGCAACCGCGACCTGACGGTGCGCGAGATGCTGCGGGACGTGGCAGCGGAGCTGAGCTCTGGGCCGCTGGCGAAGGAGCTGGAGCAGCAGCCTCGGGTGAAGGCCGCGGCCCACGCGTGGATGGGCACGACGTTCCTGAACAACGGCGATGCGCAGGCGGGCGAGAGCCACCTGCGGCAGGCGTTGGCGCTGGAGGAGGAGCACTTTGGCCCGCGCGACCTGCGGACGGCGCAGGTGCGCTCGTGGTTGGGGCGGGCCCTGATCGAGCAGGGGCGGTTCACCGAGGCAGAGACGCACCTGACAGCTGCGCTGGAGGTGCAGGAGAAGAAGCTGGAGGCCTCGGACAAGGCGCTGGCGCAGACGCTCAACGACGTCGGGATTCTGCGGCAGCACGTGGGGCGGTTCGAGGACGCCCAGGCGCTGTTCGAGCGGGTGATCGCGATCCTGCGGGGCGGACAGGACCAGCCGATGCTGGCCAGCGTGCTGTGCAACACCGCCGTGCTGCTGGATGATCAGGGCAAGCTCAGGGAGGCGGAGGCGTACTACCGCGAGTCGCGGGACATCTACGCGGCCCTGGCCAAGGGCGGGCACGACCCGCGGCTGGCGTTCGTGCTCACGTCCTACGGGTGGAACCTGGTGCGGCAGGGGCGGCCGTGCGAGGCGGTGACGCACCTGGAGCAGTCGCTGAAGATCCGCGAGTTCGTGCTCCAGGAGGACGACTGGCACCGCGGGTGGACGCAGAGCCTGCTCGGCGAGTCGCTGGGCGCGTGCTCGCGCGACAGCGACGCCGCGGCGGAGAGCCACCTGCTGGCGTCGTACACGGCGCTCAAGGAGAACCCGCGCACCCCGCCCGAGCCGCGCGACATCGCGAAGTCCCGCGTCCGCGCGTTCTACGAGTCACGCTCGAGCCCCAGGGCCGCGGAGTTCCGCTAG
- a CDS encoding GNAT family N-acetyltransferase: MPEPTRQSADRPSANTPSLVTVRLLRESDPIPEITSLLHRAYAKQVSMGLKPLAGRQDDATTHKRVHSGECYLAVMPDPASPRGEKIVGTILFHEVEDAKGPPWFGNAFVDSFSQFAVDPDIQGQGLGGLMLDKVEARAKECGATEMACSMAEPDTDLMKWYLKRGYRFVEHWQWPYTNYRSAILSKTL, from the coding sequence GTGCCCGAACCCACCCGCCAGTCCGCCGACCGCCCGAGCGCCAATACGCCCTCGCTTGTCACCGTGCGCCTGCTCCGCGAGAGCGACCCGATCCCCGAGATCACCAGCCTCCTGCACCGCGCGTACGCCAAGCAGGTGAGCATGGGCCTGAAACCCCTCGCCGGCCGGCAGGACGACGCCACCACCCACAAACGCGTGCACAGCGGCGAGTGCTACCTCGCCGTCATGCCCGACCCCGCGTCCCCGCGCGGCGAGAAAATCGTCGGCACCATCCTCTTCCACGAAGTGGAGGACGCCAAAGGCCCGCCGTGGTTCGGCAATGCTTTCGTCGACAGCTTCTCGCAGTTCGCCGTCGACCCCGACATCCAGGGGCAGGGCCTCGGCGGGCTTATGCTCGACAAGGTCGAGGCCCGCGCCAAGGAGTGCGGCGCGACCGAGATGGCCTGCTCCATGGCCGAGCCCGACACCGACCTCATGAAGTGGTACCTCAAGCGCGGGTATCGCTTTGTCGAGCACTGGCAGTGGCCCTACACCAACTACCGCAGCGCCATTCTGAGCAAGACGCTGTAA